Proteins encoded by one window of Arachis hypogaea cultivar Tifrunner chromosome 1, arahy.Tifrunner.gnm2.J5K5, whole genome shotgun sequence:
- the LOC112705392 gene encoding uncharacterized protein, translating to MGTLVGHVAPGFGFLLIGLWHLFNNIKFHALNPKSYTSKPWFPSSKFKYLELILIMAASMASVSMELFIGPERHQPLDSDGTIPSNHLHNFEHSSISLTFFVFAVFSIILDKLNTPSQHGLSQLLAAIAFSQQLLLFHLHSADHMGPEGQYHLLLQLVIFVSLSTTLMGIGFPKSFLVSFVRSISIFFQGLWLIVMGYMLWTPSLIPKGCFINDEEGHQVVRCSSNEALHRANSLVNIEFSWFIILVTVFAVSMYLGLVKLYGEKVQYFSLGFDVEDQESNDDVESQEKSFVHAAKAFSSGAHDMGR from the coding sequence ATGGGGACTCTGGTGGGACACGTGGCACCAGGTTTTGGGTTCTTGCTAATTGGTTTATGGCACCTCTTCAACAACATCAAGTTCCATGCACTCAACCCTAAATCCTACACCTCAAAGCCATGGTTCCCATCTTCCAAGTTCAAATACCTTGAGCTTATTCTCATCATGGCTGCTTCCATGGCTTCTGTGTCCATGGAACTCTTCATAGGCCCTGAACGCCATCAACCTCTCGACTCAGACGGAACCATACCCTCCAACCACCTCCACAACTTCGAGCACTCCTCCATCTCCCTCACCTTCTTCGTCTTCGCCGTCTTTTCAATCATTCTCGACAAACTCAACACCCCTTCGCAACATGGTTTATCGCAGTTGCTTGCGGCCATCGCGTTCTCTCAGCAACTCCTTCTCTTCCACCTTCACTCAGCGGATCACATGGGTCCAGAAGGACAATACCACCTTCTCCTTCAGCTCGTTATATTTGTTTCTCTTTCCACCACGTTAATGGGGATTGGGTTCCCAAAGAGCTTCTTGGTGAGCTTCGTGCGTTCAATAAGCATATTCTTCCAGGGTCTGTGGTTGATAGTGATGGGTTACATGCTGTGGACACCATCGCTTATACCAAAAGGTTGCTTCATCAATGACGAGGAGGGTCACCAAGTTGTGAGGTGCTCGAGCAATGAAGCACTTCATCGTGCGAATTCGCTCGTCAACATTGAGTTCAGTTGGTTCATCATCTTGGTCACTGTGTTTGCGGTCTCTATGTACTTGGGTTTGGTGAAGCTTTATGGTGAAAAGGTGCAGTATTTTTCTCTGGGGTTTGATGTGGAGGATCAAGAGTCAAACGACGACGTTGAGTCTCAGGAGAAAAGCTTTGTTCATGCGGCAAAAGCGTTTTCTTCAGGTGCTCATGACATGGGAAGATAA